From a region of the Castor canadensis chromosome 7, mCasCan1.hap1v2, whole genome shotgun sequence genome:
- the LOC109699849 gene encoding pulmonary surfactant-associated protein A gives MSLYSLALTLILTVVSGVMCNGTEFCIGSPGIPGTPGTHGLPGRDGRDGIKGDPGPPGPMGPPGGMPGLPGRDGLTGAPGAPGEHGDKGEPGERGPPGLPAYLDEELQTELHELRHQIQQSMGVLSLQGSMLVVGEKVFSTSGQSVNFDAIRESCARAGGNIAVPRSPEENKAIASIVKKHNTYAYLGVVEGETPGDFYYLDGAPVNYTNWYRGEPRGRGKEKCVEMYTDGSWNDKNCLQYRLAICEF, from the exons ATGTCGCTGTACTCTTTGGCCCTCACCCTCATCTTGACTGTGGTTTCTGGCGTCATGTGCAATGGGACAGAATTCTGTATTGGAAGCCCTGGTATCCCTGGCACTCCAGGAACCCATGGCCTGCCTGGTAGAGATGGGAGAGATGGTATCAAAGGAGACCCTGGACCTCCAG GCCCCATGGGTCCCCCTGGAGGAATGCCAGGGCTCCCTGGGCGTGATGGGCTGACTGGAGCCCCTGGTGCCCCTGGAGAGCATGGAGACAAGGGAGAGCCTGGCGAGAGGGGGCCTCCAG GGCTCCCAGCTTACCTGGATGAGGAGCTCCAAACCGAACTCCATGAGCTCAGACATCAAATCCAGCAATCAATGGGAG TCCTCAGCTTGCAGGGGTCCATGCTGGTAGTGGGAGAGAAAGTCTTCTCCACCAGTGGGCAGTCTGTCAACTTCGATGCCATTCGAGAGTCATGTGCCAGAGCAGGTGGCAATATTGCTGTTCCAAGGAGTCCCGAGGAGAACAAAGCCATTGCAAGCATTGTGAAGAAGCACAACACTTATGCCTACCTGGGCGTGGTCGAGGGAGAGACCCCTGGAGACTTCTACTACCTGGATGGGGCCCCTGTGAACTACACCAACTGGTACCGAGGGGAGCCCAGAGGTCGAGGCAAAGAGAAGTGTGTGGAAATGTACACAGATGGGTCATGGAATGACAAAAACTGTCTGCAGTATCGATTGGCTATCTGTGAGTTTTGA